The following are encoded in a window of Flavobacterium psychrotrophum genomic DNA:
- a CDS encoding OsmC family protein, whose product MTSKVTYLGDLRTSSIHIQSGNEIISDAPVDNNGKGEAFSPTDTVASALASCMLTIMGIKARDMGVAIEGTTAEVTKLMQAAPRKISGIKIIFNMQSDADEKSRTILERAAVTCPVYLSLNTDIEKDIVFNWGDNI is encoded by the coding sequence ATGACATCTAAAGTAACATACCTGGGCGATCTTCGCACATCTTCAATACACATACAATCGGGCAACGAGATAATATCTGACGCGCCGGTAGACAACAACGGCAAAGGCGAAGCTTTTTCTCCTACCGATACCGTAGCAAGTGCACTGGCCAGCTGTATGCTTACCATAATGGGCATCAAAGCCCGCGATATGGGTGTGGCTATAGAAGGTACAACTGCTGAGGTTACCAAGCTAATGCAGGCCGCTCCCCGAAAAATATCGGGCATTAAAATTATCTTCAATATGCAAAGCGATGCAGATGAAAAGTCGCGTACCATTTTAGAACGCGCTGCGGTTACCTGTCCGGTTTACCTGAGCTTAAATACTGATAT